One genomic segment of Pseudomonadota bacterium includes these proteins:
- a CDS encoding glycosyltransferase family 2 protein has product MRLGLIVPFFNHEHAIRATVAALKPHGHECWLVDDGSDARCAPLLDELAANESDWLKLIRCPVNRGKGIAVLTGFRAAHAAGCTHALQIDADGQHDFAAVPRMAALARENPAAIITGVPLFDESAPASRRIGRKFTTLWVRINTLSTRIEDAMCGFRVYPLDSILTLARHASFGSRMEFDPEILVRAVWAGIPLVSMPTQVVYPADGVSHFKMWRDNVRISWMHTRLFFGMLWRLPMLLARNIRS; this is encoded by the coding sequence ATGCGGCTGGGACTGATAGTTCCGTTCTTTAATCACGAGCACGCGATTCGCGCGACCGTTGCCGCCCTTAAGCCGCATGGCCACGAATGCTGGCTCGTCGACGACGGCAGCGATGCGCGTTGCGCGCCGCTGCTCGACGAACTGGCGGCGAACGAATCGGACTGGCTCAAGCTCATTCGCTGCCCGGTGAATCGCGGCAAGGGCATCGCCGTATTGACCGGCTTCAGGGCGGCGCACGCCGCCGGTTGTACCCACGCGCTGCAGATCGACGCCGATGGTCAGCACGATTTCGCGGCGGTCCCGCGCATGGCGGCGCTGGCGCGCGAGAATCCGGCGGCCATCATCACCGGCGTGCCGCTGTTCGACGAAAGCGCGCCCGCCTCGCGCCGCATCGGCCGCAAGTTCACCACGTTGTGGGTGCGCATCAATACCCTGTCCACACGTATCGAAGACGCCATGTGCGGTTTTCGCGTCTATCCACTCGATTCCATCCTCACGCTCGCCAGACACGCCAGTTTCGGCAGCCGCATGGAATTCGATCCGGAGATCCTGGTGCGCGCGGTCTGGGCCGGCATTCCGCTGGTGTCGATGCCCACCCAGGTGGTGTACCCGGCAGACGGCGTCTCGCACTTCAAGATGTGGCGCGACAACGTGCGCATCTCGTGGATGCATACGCGCCTCTTCTTCGGCATGTTGTGGCGGCTGCCCATGCTGCTCGCGCGTAACATCCGTTCATGA
- a CDS encoding acyl-CoA thioesterase has protein sequence MTAPVPALRSHSITLQVPFHDLDPVGIVWHGNYAKYFEIARCALLETFNYNYDQMALSGYSWPVIDLHLRYVKAARFAEKLAVKATLREWEYRLRIDYLVTDAVSGLRVCKGTSIQVAVDLKTHEMCLRSPEVIFQRLGVE, from the coding sequence ATGACTGCTCCCGTTCCCGCGCTCAGGTCTCACAGCATCACGCTGCAGGTGCCGTTCCACGATCTCGACCCGGTCGGCATCGTCTGGCACGGCAACTACGCCAAGTATTTCGAGATCGCGCGCTGCGCGTTGCTCGAAACATTCAATTACAACTACGACCAGATGGCGCTGTCCGGATATTCCTGGCCCGTGATCGATCTGCACCTGCGTTACGTGAAGGCCGCGCGGTTCGCGGAGAAACTCGCCGTGAAGGCCACCTTGCGGGAATGGGAGTACCGGCTGCGCATCGACTACCTGGTCACCGACGCCGTCTCCGGGCTGCGGGTCTGCAAGGGCACCAGCATCCAGGTCGCGGTGGATCTGAAGACGCACGAGATGTGCCTGCGGTCGCCCGAGGTCATCTTTCAGCGCCTGGGTGTGGAATGA
- a CDS encoding outer membrane lipoprotein carrier protein LolA — MKNLRRAAWVALLCAAAPVLGADSVFTHPASAAQLVTLTRPTALSLEKAKAVRGKFVQRRYLADLAQPLLSSGSFLFARGAGIEWHTELPFDSQFLLAESGITQRDEGGVTLSVKAADQPALAVVSRVFFALFALDIGALSHDFELYGEPRGAGWVLGLKPRAEALGSVFRQAVVSGGATVERVVLEDGNGDRSEILLQGVSYDPAGLTADERRRF; from the coding sequence ATGAAGAACCTGCGCCGCGCGGCGTGGGTCGCGCTTTTGTGCGCTGCCGCTCCGGTGCTGGGTGCCGACTCGGTGTTCACGCATCCGGCCAGCGCCGCGCAGCTCGTGACACTCACGCGGCCGACGGCCTTGTCGCTCGAGAAGGCGAAGGCGGTGCGCGGCAAGTTCGTGCAGCGGCGCTATCTCGCCGATCTCGCGCAGCCGCTGCTGTCTTCCGGCAGTTTCCTGTTCGCCCGCGGCGCCGGCATCGAGTGGCACACCGAACTACCGTTCGACTCGCAGTTCCTGCTGGCCGAGTCCGGCATCACCCAGCGCGACGAGGGCGGCGTGACCCTCAGCGTCAAGGCCGCCGACCAACCGGCGCTCGCGGTGGTGTCGCGCGTGTTCTTCGCGTTGTTCGCGCTCGACATCGGCGCGTTGTCGCATGACTTCGAGTTGTACGGCGAACCGCGCGGCGCCGGCTGGGTGCTCGGGCTCAAGCCGCGCGCCGAAGCGCTCGGCAGCGTGTTTCGCCAAGCCGTCGTGAGCGGCGGCGCCACCGTCGAGCGCGTGGTGCTCGAGGACGGCAACGGCGACCGCTCGGAAATCCTGCTGCAGGGCGTGTCGTACGATCCGGCGGGTTTGACGGCGGACGAACGCCGCCGCTTCTGA
- a CDS encoding MMPL family transporter has translation MTDASPPSARTPGFWLALAGVLVLLGAFAFVVAPRLRIETNLLALLPATAENRVQLDAVKRFADRSSRELVFVVGTAERDRLRATGLAFANALVRSGAFARVDFVVDDRYVSAARAERSLRAALLSARQREQLEHDVRALERDALRAAYTPLGFTRPFGISDDPLGLASAAFAEALPGSGKARLEGDILVVGGEGRHWTVVRATTDQDPYRTETQEKVTGAIAAARAAASGAASDAEIAGSGVILHAAAAASKAQSEVATFGGVDLLAVVVLIVLVFRQLRPLLVTLLTIGIATLAAITACQLAFGQVHILTLTFGTSLIGVSVDYALHYFVNRMPSRGGATTPHNIVPALILGCTTTVAGYMTLLVAPIPGLRQIALFSAVGLATACAIVILLYPAGLSALSVAFRRLHLEGTKPPRAVPQWIGRLARFQPLTLLPRPAMWALLAVLLAATIWGASMLKPRDDVRALQRPPPELVAAEQRVRTLLGVGFDTRFVLVAAATPELVLQRLEALEPVFARLEHDGSIQGHMSMSPSLASLERQRARSGVARTPGLWR, from the coding sequence GTGACCGACGCCAGCCCTCCATCCGCACGGACACCGGGCTTCTGGCTGGCGCTGGCCGGCGTGCTCGTCTTGTTAGGTGCATTCGCGTTCGTGGTGGCGCCGCGGCTGCGCATCGAAACCAACCTGCTCGCCTTGCTGCCGGCCACGGCCGAGAACCGCGTGCAGCTCGATGCGGTCAAACGATTCGCCGACCGCTCGAGCCGCGAGCTCGTCTTCGTGGTGGGGACGGCCGAACGCGACCGTCTCCGCGCCACGGGTCTGGCCTTCGCCAATGCGCTGGTGCGGTCCGGCGCATTCGCGCGCGTGGATTTCGTCGTCGACGATCGCTACGTGAGCGCGGCGCGCGCCGAGCGTTCCCTGCGCGCCGCGTTGTTATCCGCGCGGCAACGCGAACAGCTGGAGCACGACGTGCGGGCGCTGGAACGTGATGCGCTGCGCGCGGCATACACGCCGCTCGGGTTCACGCGGCCGTTCGGCATTTCGGACGATCCACTCGGTCTGGCTTCGGCGGCATTTGCCGAAGCGCTGCCCGGTTCGGGCAAGGCGCGGCTCGAGGGCGACATTCTCGTCGTCGGTGGCGAAGGCCGGCATTGGACCGTGGTGCGTGCGACCACGGATCAGGATCCTTACCGCACCGAAACGCAGGAGAAGGTGACGGGCGCCATCGCCGCGGCGCGTGCCGCGGCATCCGGCGCCGCGAGTGATGCCGAGATCGCCGGGTCCGGTGTCATCCTGCATGCTGCCGCCGCGGCCTCGAAGGCGCAGTCGGAAGTCGCGACGTTCGGCGGCGTCGACCTGCTCGCCGTCGTCGTACTCATCGTGCTGGTGTTCCGCCAGCTGCGGCCGTTGCTGGTGACGCTGTTGACGATCGGTATCGCGACGCTGGCGGCGATCACCGCCTGCCAGCTCGCCTTCGGCCAGGTGCACATCCTCACGTTGACCTTCGGCACCAGCCTGATCGGCGTGTCGGTGGATTACGCGCTGCATTATTTCGTCAATCGCATGCCATCACGCGGCGGCGCGACGACGCCTCACAACATCGTGCCGGCGCTGATCCTCGGCTGCACGACCACGGTCGCCGGCTACATGACGTTGCTGGTGGCGCCGATTCCCGGGCTGCGGCAGATCGCGTTGTTTTCCGCGGTCGGCCTCGCGACGGCGTGTGCGATCGTCATCCTGCTCTATCCGGCCGGCTTGAGCGCCTTGAGCGTCGCATTCCGGCGGCTGCATCTGGAAGGGACGAAGCCGCCGCGCGCGGTGCCGCAATGGATAGGCCGCCTGGCACGTTTCCAGCCGCTCACGCTGTTGCCGCGGCCCGCAATGTGGGCGCTGCTGGCCGTACTGCTGGCGGCGACGATCTGGGGCGCGTCCATGCTGAAGCCGCGCGACGACGTGCGCGCCCTGCAGCGCCCGCCGCCCGAACTAGTGGCCGCCGAACAACGCGTGCGTACCTTGTTAGGCGTGGGGTTCGACACGCGTTTCGTGCTGGTCGCGGCCGCGACACCCGAGCTCGTCCTGCAGCGGCTCGAAGCGCTGGAACCCGTGTTCGCGCGGCTCGAACACGACGGTAGCATCCAGGGGCACATGAGCATGAGCCCGAGCCTGGCATCGCTCGAACGGCAGCGGGCGCGATCGGGAGTTGCTCGAACGCCAGGTCTATGGAGATGA
- a CDS encoding beta-ketoacyl synthase N-terminal-like domain-containing protein, whose amino-acid sequence MPDWERYSDLLTRLGAPVTDFTLPPHYTRKTTRTMGRVAQMAVRSSEVALEDAGLKDGHGIPEIGARRCRIRLQHRQHDAIRDFGNMLTSGESGNINATTYIRMMGHTTAVNIGVHFGLQGRVIPTSSACTSGSQGIGYAYEAIRFGLQDAMVAGGGEELCVSEAAVFDTLYATSTRNEAPKTTPAPFDKTRDGLVIGEGACSLVLEERERAVARGARIYARSSASPPIPTAIT is encoded by the coding sequence ATGCCGGACTGGGAACGTTACAGCGACCTGCTCACACGGCTCGGCGCGCCAGTGACCGACTTCACGCTGCCGCCTCACTACACGCGCAAGACCACGCGCACCATGGGCCGCGTCGCGCAGATGGCGGTGCGTTCGAGCGAAGTGGCGCTCGAAGACGCCGGTCTCAAGGACGGACACGGCATTCCTGAGATCGGGGCGCGTCGGTGTCGCATACGGCTCCAGCACCGGCAGCACGATGCGATCCGCGACTTCGGCAACATGCTCACGAGCGGCGAGTCCGGCAACATCAATGCGACCACCTACATCCGCATGATGGGCCACACGACCGCGGTGAACATCGGCGTGCATTTCGGCCTGCAGGGCCGCGTCATCCCGACCTCGAGCGCCTGCACCTCGGGTAGTCAGGGCATCGGATATGCGTACGAGGCGATCCGTTTCGGATTGCAGGACGCGATGGTGGCGGGCGGCGGTGAAGAGCTGTGCGTGTCGGAGGCCGCGGTATTCGACACGTTGTACGCCACGTCCACTCGCAACGAAGCGCCCAAGACGACGCCGGCGCCGTTCGACAAGACCCGCGACGGGCTGGTCATCGGCGAGGGCGCCTGTTCGCTGGTGCTCGAGGAACGCGAACGGGCCGTCGCTCGCGGCGCGCGCATCTACGCGAGATCATCGGCTTCGCCTCCAATTCCGACGGCGATCACGTGA